Proteins encoded together in one Candidatus Bipolaricaulota bacterium window:
- a CDS encoding carbohydrate ABC transporter permease, with translation MHKNVYAARRAALVTTSYALAIFFAISMLMPFLWMISTSLKDINHVFTMPPQWIPHPPHWENYARIFEVMNFGRYWLNTTLVTIGRVGGQFIACTLAAYAFARLRFPGRNVLFFLLLSSMMIPFETLMVPTFVLMKNLHWINTYWALIVPQALGAFGGAFNVFLLRQFFLSIPKEFEDSAVIDGAGPFRIFWSIMLPLAKPALAALLIFSFRGAWDDFTYPLIVTNTDSMKVLSLGILGFKGMRAGMTQWNLMMGAATLAILPVVIVFILAQKYFIEGITVGGLKE, from the coding sequence ATGCATAAGAACGTTTACGCCGCAAGACGGGCCGCTTTAGTGACAACTTCCTATGCGCTTGCGATCTTTTTCGCGATCAGCATGCTCATGCCTTTCCTCTGGATGATCTCGACCTCCTTGAAAGACATCAATCATGTGTTCACTATGCCTCCGCAATGGATCCCTCACCCTCCTCACTGGGAGAACTATGCAAGGATCTTTGAGGTAATGAATTTTGGGCGCTATTGGTTGAACACCACCCTTGTAACCATCGGACGAGTGGGGGGACAATTTATCGCGTGCACATTAGCAGCCTATGCATTCGCCCGGCTCCGGTTCCCCGGTAGAAACGTGCTGTTCTTCCTCTTGCTCAGCTCTATGATGATCCCGTTTGAAACGCTTATGGTGCCCACATTTGTGCTCATGAAGAACCTGCATTGGATAAATACCTATTGGGCCTTGATTGTTCCTCAGGCGCTCGGAGCTTTCGGAGGGGCATTCAACGTATTTCTCTTACGACAGTTCTTCCTCTCTATCCCCAAGGAGTTCGAAGATTCGGCCGTTATAGACGGGGCGGGACCTTTCAGGATTTTCTGGAGCATAATGCTTCCTTTGGCGAAACCTGCCCTCGCGGCGTTGTTGATCTTCTCGTTCCGCGGAGCCTGGGATGACTTTACTTACCCTCTCATTGTGACAAATACCGATAGTATGAAGGTCCTCTCATTGGGTATCCTGGGGTTTAAGGGCATGCGAGCAGGAATGACTCAATGGAACTTGATGATGGGAGCTGCCACCCTCGCTATTCTACCGGTGGTGATAGTGTTTATCCTCGCCCAGAAATACTTTATCGAAGGGATCACTGTTGGCGGCCTGAAAGAATAG
- a CDS encoding sugar ABC transporter permease, with amino-acid sequence MRLSYKHQQWFWGYIFILPVMIGFFLFMIYPIVVGISLSFTSWPGLGPKEWIGFANYSKMFHDAHFLKAVGNTAYYTLGILVFGVPLALFWAILLNQKFLKGRNFFRLVYFLPTVTMMAAVSMLWKWLLSPHYGLINNFLGKVGLPQPNWLLDPHWAMPGLVLMSIWKGTGFNMVIFLAGLQGIPKTFYEAAEIDGATGWHKFWHITLPLLSPTTFFVVITTMINSFQIFQQAYIVTEGGPQESTTTIVYYIYNNAFKWFHMGYSSAQSVLLLVILLLATLFQWRLQKRWVHYA; translated from the coding sequence ATGAGACTTTCCTATAAACATCAACAGTGGTTCTGGGGATATATCTTCATCCTACCGGTGATGATCGGTTTCTTCCTTTTCATGATCTATCCTATCGTGGTAGGAATCTCGCTCAGTTTCACAAGCTGGCCTGGTTTGGGTCCCAAAGAGTGGATAGGATTTGCCAACTACAGCAAGATGTTTCATGACGCCCATTTCCTTAAAGCGGTAGGCAATACCGCTTATTATACTTTGGGGATTTTGGTTTTCGGGGTTCCGTTGGCTCTGTTTTGGGCCATCCTTTTAAACCAGAAATTTCTAAAGGGCAGGAACTTCTTTCGCTTGGTATATTTTCTTCCCACGGTTACGATGATGGCTGCTGTTTCTATGCTCTGGAAATGGCTTTTAAGCCCGCATTATGGACTTATTAACAATTTTCTCGGGAAGGTGGGTCTACCGCAGCCAAACTGGCTTTTGGACCCGCACTGGGCCATGCCCGGGTTGGTGCTCATGAGCATCTGGAAGGGGACCGGATTTAACATGGTCATATTCTTGGCCGGGCTTCAAGGGATACCTAAAACATTCTATGAAGCCGCTGAAATCGATGGCGCAACCGGTTGGCACAAGTTTTGGCACATTACTTTACCTCTTCTTTCGCCCACTACATTTTTTGTTGTTATAACCACAATGATAAATTCTTTCCAAATTTTTCAACAGGCGTATATTGTGACTGAAGGTGGCCCCCAGGAGTCCACTACAACAATTGTTTATTACATTTACAATAATGCTTTTAAGTGGTTTCATATGGGATATTCCAGCGCTCAGTCGGTGTTGCTTCTGGTAATTTTGCTCCTGGCGACTCTCTTCCAGTGGAGACTCCAAAAAAGGTGGGTTCACTATGCATAA
- a CDS encoding LacI family DNA-binding transcriptional regulator yields the protein MATIKDVARRAGVSVGTVSHVINNTASVREETKDRVLSAIKELNYHPNSVARSLQSRRTNTISLVLPAIEHSLGEPSYLLQLLAGISDECKRHGFDLLVSAASSDEERLTIYQRIVRGKRADGCIITSTKKDDERIAYLIKEDIPFVAFGRANDEWDFPYVDVDGEAGVRQGVRYLLDLGHRRIGFIGLPSELMCSQHRLAGYRSALEEQGIELEPNLIVEGKTTKEGGYYAMKRLLKLNPDLTAVMVSSDLMALGAMEAVREAGLSVGKDISVVGFDDIQMAASYQPPLTTIRQPTYRIGVMLSRMLIQLINGEELDERRVILQPELIVRESCGRREETTLSQGKARER from the coding sequence ATGGCTACTATTAAAGATGTGGCAAGAAGAGCAGGGGTTTCTGTGGGTACAGTTTCCCATGTAATTAACAACACCGCTTCTGTCAGAGAGGAGACCAAGGACCGAGTCTTATCAGCGATTAAAGAGTTAAATTATCATCCGAATTCGGTGGCTAGAAGTTTGCAAAGTCGTCGAACCAACACGATCAGCTTGGTCTTACCGGCAATTGAACACAGCCTAGGAGAGCCTTCTTATCTCCTTCAGCTTTTGGCGGGTATTAGCGATGAGTGCAAACGACATGGCTTTGACCTTCTTGTGTCCGCTGCCTCCTCTGATGAAGAGCGGCTGACCATCTACCAAAGGATAGTGAGAGGGAAAAGGGCAGATGGATGTATTATCACGAGCACAAAAAAGGACGACGAACGAATCGCCTATCTTATAAAAGAAGATATTCCTTTCGTTGCTTTCGGGCGCGCTAATGACGAGTGGGATTTCCCTTATGTCGATGTAGATGGGGAGGCAGGTGTGCGCCAGGGGGTACGCTACTTACTTGATCTCGGACACCGTCGGATCGGGTTTATCGGGCTCCCCTCCGAGTTGATGTGCTCACAGCACCGCCTTGCCGGGTATCGCTCCGCCCTTGAGGAACAGGGAATAGAGCTCGAACCCAACTTGATAGTGGAGGGTAAGACAACGAAAGAGGGAGGATACTATGCTATGAAACGTTTATTAAAACTTAATCCCGATCTAACAGCAGTCATGGTCTCAAGTGATTTGATGGCATTAGGTGCGATGGAAGCCGTGCGCGAAGCAGGACTTTCAGTCGGAAAGGATATCAGCGTTGTCGGCTTTGATGACATCCAGATGGCCGCTAGTTATCAGCCTCCTTTGACCACTATTAGGCAGCCAACGTATCGGATCGGTGTTATGCTGAGTCGAATGTTGATCCAATTGATCAACGGAGAAGAGCTGGATGAACGGCGAGTCATCCTCCAACCTGAGCTGATTGTTCGTGAGTCCTGTGGAAGAAGAGAGGAAACCACCCTATCACAAGGCAAGGCCAGGGAAAGGTGA
- a CDS encoding sugar ABC transporter substrate-binding protein has protein sequence MLKGFKLFLDKRREICYAVFEAFQIRLGKGGEEGRQEQIKVLRFRDIAFKRRLIKVNWRSRLTVGLLVVAMAALIVGPVSVYAAQKVNISLMIWGGVTEENEVKSYIAAFNKVYPDIQVTIIRPADYWPKLMSMLAAGTPPDVFYMGFPEFVKYHEMGALLDLQSYVNEDSTFNARDFFPGTLNAFRDRKTGDLYGIPKDWSTYVLYYNKKMFKDAGLPTPNEMFGYGEWSWQDFLNVAQKLTKDGVYGFAYNTPGRWKLFPPQAGANWVVSPEKVEVDTPAFAEGIQFLADLSLKYHVAPTATELAEMGAPDWFANQKAAMYICGRWMAMKFKTLSFDWDIAPVPYDRQMYTWVDLVAYCVAKDSKHPEAAWKLANFLTHPEVQKLVAQNGHAIPIRRSVAYSPAFTQALAERGIHNTVHLMPLTTGPITVFDHWGEVWTAINRGLEPVWTGEKTAAEVLPGIQKEIDKIMAGK, from the coding sequence TTGCTAAAGGGTTTCAAACTTTTTCTTGACAAAAGGCGAGAAATATGCTATGCTGTTTTTGAAGCGTTTCAAATTCGCCTTGGAAAAGGAGGTGAGGAAGGGAGGCAGGAGCAGATCAAGGTGCTACGCTTCAGAGACATTGCATTTAAAAGGAGGTTAATCAAAGTGAACTGGCGGAGCAGACTAACGGTAGGTTTACTGGTGGTCGCTATGGCAGCGCTTATCGTAGGCCCGGTGAGCGTTTACGCTGCCCAAAAGGTCAATATCTCCCTCATGATATGGGGAGGAGTTACCGAAGAAAATGAAGTTAAAAGCTACATCGCTGCTTTTAATAAGGTCTACCCCGATATTCAAGTGACGATCATACGGCCTGCGGACTACTGGCCGAAACTGATGTCCATGCTGGCCGCAGGGACGCCGCCGGATGTATTCTACATGGGATTTCCAGAATTCGTCAAGTACCACGAGATGGGGGCGCTTCTAGATCTTCAATCATACGTAAACGAGGATTCCACCTTCAACGCGCGGGACTTCTTCCCGGGAACCTTGAACGCCTTCAGGGACAGAAAGACAGGTGATCTCTACGGGATTCCCAAGGATTGGAGCACCTATGTCCTTTACTACAACAAAAAGATGTTTAAAGATGCTGGGCTGCCTACTCCAAACGAGATGTTTGGCTATGGCGAGTGGAGTTGGCAGGACTTCCTCAACGTCGCACAGAAGCTTACCAAGGACGGTGTGTACGGTTTTGCCTACAACACTCCGGGCAGATGGAAGCTCTTCCCGCCTCAGGCCGGAGCGAATTGGGTTGTGAGTCCAGAAAAAGTAGAAGTCGATACTCCCGCCTTCGCAGAGGGGATCCAGTTCCTTGCTGATCTCTCCCTGAAGTACCACGTAGCTCCTACCGCAACCGAGCTCGCTGAGATGGGCGCTCCGGATTGGTTCGCTAATCAGAAGGCGGCCATGTACATTTGCGGACGCTGGATGGCGATGAAATTCAAGACCCTATCTTTTGATTGGGACATCGCCCCGGTGCCTTACGACAGACAGATGTACACCTGGGTGGATCTCGTGGCTTATTGTGTAGCTAAGGATAGCAAGCACCCGGAGGCGGCTTGGAAACTTGCAAACTTCCTGACCCATCCAGAAGTGCAGAAACTTGTGGCCCAAAACGGACATGCTATCCCCATCCGGAGATCAGTGGCCTATTCTCCCGCCTTTACGCAGGCACTCGCCGAAAGGGGAATCCATAACACCGTCCACCTTATGCCTCTGACTACCGGACCGATCACTGTCTTTGACCATTGGGGCGAAGTCTGGACTGCAATAAACAGGGGCTTGGAGCCGGTTTGGACCGGAGAGAAGACAGCTGCTGAGGTCCTGCCGGGGATTCAAAAGGAAATCGACAAAATAATGGCGGGCAAGTAG
- a CDS encoding glycosidase translates to MELKRYEGNPILEPRGYDWEAVGTFNPTSIYEDGKIHLFYRAVADYQGYVSQLGHAIFDDKLNLVQRDEAPCFGPDMKLWENSVEDARITKIDDEFYMTYVITPTPAPPGAVRVRLGIPKREEAITRIGLARSHDLRNFTRLGIITPYNANERDTVLFPEKIAGKYAGLHRPGNWVGAMYGTELPGIWFAYFDKLGNGRIYGNRLVMAPEEEWESYKIGPGPAPIKTERGWLLIYHGVDRDRVYRAGAALLDLEEPWKVIARTKDPILEPEADYEVKGDVPNVVFPEGAVVIAGKLFIFYGGADRVCCAATVPLNQLVDYVIENNKYS, encoded by the coding sequence ATGGAGTTAAAACGCTACGAAGGAAACCCAATTCTAGAGCCGAGAGGGTACGACTGGGAGGCGGTCGGAACCTTTAATCCTACTAGTATATATGAGGACGGTAAGATCCATCTGTTCTATCGGGCAGTCGCTGACTATCAGGGCTATGTTTCACAGCTTGGCCATGCAATCTTCGATGACAAGCTCAACTTGGTGCAGCGAGATGAGGCGCCCTGCTTTGGTCCTGACATGAAGCTCTGGGAAAACTCAGTCGAGGACGCTAGGATCACAAAGATTGACGACGAATTCTATATGACCTACGTAATCACTCCTACTCCAGCTCCCCCTGGTGCTGTCCGGGTTCGTCTGGGGATTCCAAAGCGGGAAGAAGCGATCACCCGCATTGGACTTGCGCGCTCCCATGACTTACGCAATTTCACTAGACTAGGAATAATTACCCCTTATAACGCTAATGAGAGAGACACGGTTCTTTTCCCGGAAAAGATTGCGGGTAAGTATGCGGGGTTGCACCGTCCAGGTAACTGGGTTGGCGCTATGTACGGTACTGAACTTCCCGGCATATGGTTCGCCTATTTTGACAAGCTGGGTAATGGGAGAATATATGGAAATAGACTCGTCATGGCACCAGAAGAAGAGTGGGAATCCTACAAGATCGGTCCCGGCCCTGCGCCGATAAAGACAGAGCGAGGGTGGCTCCTGATCTACCATGGCGTTGACAGAGACCGGGTATACAGGGCAGGGGCGGCTCTCTTGGATTTGGAGGAGCCGTGGAAAGTGATCGCCCGCACAAAAGATCCGATCCTGGAACCGGAGGCAGATTACGAAGTGAAAGGCGATGTCCCCAATGTTGTTTTTCCCGAGGGGGCAGTAGTCATCGCCGGTAAGCTCTTCATCTTCTACGGTGGGGCTGATCGAGTATGCTGTGCAGCTACTGTACCTCTCAATCAGTTGGTTGATTATGTGATAGAAAACAATAAATATAGCTAG